The Papaver somniferum cultivar HN1 chromosome 3, ASM357369v1, whole genome shotgun sequence genome includes a region encoding these proteins:
- the LOC113357189 gene encoding histone-lysine N-methyltransferase, H3 lysine-79 specific-like gives MSRCYPYPPPFLLESEIRKKKGDEKSLFLTMKDESIKKREETEKVRKKERKRENREKKEKKKKVQNIRVNSEFENKEHTHKERCKDEGSKIDHNGRNHPKRREDDEEEVEKSGLTEEHDQPASLQNLGDISDSSQDSRKRKRTHIPVPNLGNVLRFRLSLSKNKDNKNQIVVLPPSSMVEKSSCCTSERLEGVVQNGIDDNNSCRSVSSQLCSTSGTTEVLLTKHKSTETAAMARTNCFDESCFLDTVEDTQYRNLIENWTPPSQSLAVCCTDLDDQDWLFGSKQTAYDRHKLASSKRVKATSSVEEKPMVSPGLWPSACYLADADMYALPYTIPY, from the exons ATGTCTAGATGTTATCCATACCCACCGCCTTTTCTTCTTGAATCtgaaataagaaagaagaagggtGATGAAAAATCACTCTTCTTAACGATGAAAGATGAATCCATTAAGAAG AGAGAGGAGACAGAGAAAGTGAGGAAGAAAGAAAGGAAGAGGGAGAACAgagaaaagaaggagaaaaagaagaaagtgcAAAACATCAGGGTAAACAGTGAGTTTGAGAATAAGGAACACACTCATAAGGAGAGGTGCAAAGATGAAGGGAGTAAGATAGACCATAATGGACGCAACCATccaaagagaagagaagatgacgAGGAGGAGGTGGAGAAAAGCGGCCTTACTGAAGAGCACGACCAACCTGCTAGCCTTCAGAATCTCGGCGACATTTCTGATAGCTCCCAGGACAGCAGGAAAAGGAAAAGGACGCATATACCAGTGCCTAACCTTG GGAATGTGCTTCGATTCCGCTTGTCGCTGTCTAAAAACAAGGATAATAAGAACCAGATAGTGGTACTACCGCCATCCAGCATGGTTGAAAAGTCTTCTTGTTGTACTTCTGAAAGACTTGAGGGAGTTGTGCAAAATGGGATTGATGATAACAACTCTTGTAGATCAGTCTCGTCACAGCTGTGTTCTACCTCAGGAACAACTGAGGTTTTACTAACAAAACACAAAAGCACTGAAACAGCTGCTATGGCAAGAACCAATTGCTTTGATGAGAGTTGCTTTCTTGATACAGTGGAGGATACACAGTACAGAAATTTAATTGAGAACTGGACTCCTCCTTCCCAGAGTCTGGCAGTGTGCTGCACTGACTTGGATGATCAAGATTGGCTATTTGGTTCAAAACAAACAGCGTACGACAGACACAAACTAGCCTCATCAAAAAGGGTTAAAGCTACTAGTAGTGTTGAGGAGAAGCCTATGGTTTCACCAGGACTGTGGCCATCTGCTTGTTACCTGGCTGATGCTGATATGTATGCTTTACCTTATACTATCCCATACTAA
- the LOC113357191 gene encoding ubiquitin-conjugating enzyme E2 28-like, protein MASKRIIKELKDLQRDPPTSCSAGPVADDMFHWQATIIGPNDSPYSGGVFLVTIYFPPDYPFKPPKVAFRTKVFHPNINSNGNICLDILKEQWSPALTISKVLLSICSLLTDPNPDDPLVPEIAHMCKTDKLRYDSTARNWTQKYAMMG, encoded by the exons ATGGCTTCAAAGAGAATAATCAAGGAGCTCAAAGATTTGCAGAGAGATCCACCTACTTCATGCAGTGCAGGTCCAGTTGCAGATGACATGTTTCACTGGCAAGCAACCATCATCGGCCCTAATGACAGCCCTTACTCCGGTGGCGTTTTCCTTGTAACCATCTACTTCCCTCCCGATTACCCTTTCAAGCCTCCTAAG GTTGCCTTCAGGACAAAGGTGTTTCATCCAAACATCAACAGCAACGGAAACATCTGCTTGGACATACTAAAGGAGCAGTGGAGTCCGGCTCTCACTATTTCGAAGGTTCTTCTCTCCATATGCTCACTTCTGACGGATCCGAACCCTGATGACCCGCTTGTTCCTGAAATTGCACACATGTGCAAGACGGACAAACTGCGATACGATTCCACTGCAAGAAACTGGACTCAAAAATATGCGATGATGGGTTGA
- the LOC113357193 gene encoding rac-like GTP-binding protein 6, whose amino-acid sequence MSASRFIKCVTVGDGAVGKTCMLISYTSNTFPTDYVPTVFDNFSANVVVDGNTVNLGLWDTAGQEDYNRLRPLSYRGADVFLLAFSLISKASYENVAKKWIPELRHYAPGVPIILVGTKLDLRDDKQFFVDHPGAVPITTAQGEELKKVIGAPYYIECSSKTQQNVKAVFDAAIKVVLQPPKQKKKKKAQKGGCSIL is encoded by the exons ATGAGTGCTTCTAGGTTTATAAAGTGCGTCACTGTCGGAGATGGTGCTGTCGGTAAAACTTGCATGTTGATTTCCTACACCAGCAACACATTTCCCACg GATTATGTGCCGACTGTTTTTGACAATTTCAGTGCAAATGTGGTTGTAGATGGAAATACTGTTAACCTTGGATTATGGGATACTGCTG GTCAGGAGGATTATAATAGATTAAGACCTCTAAGTTATCGAGGTGCAGATGTTTTCCTGTTGGCATTCTCTCTCATTAGCAAGGCTAGCTATGAAAATGTTGCCAAGAAG TGGATTCCTGAACTAAGGCATTATGCACCTGGTGTTCCAATTATTCTCGTGGGAACAAAGCTTG ATCTCCGGGATGATAAACAATTCTTTGTTGACCACCCTGGTGCCGTCCCTATTACTACAGCTCAG GGAGAGGAGTTAAAGAAGGTGATTGGAGCTCCTTACTATATTGAGTGTAGTTCTAAGACACAACAG AATGTCAAGGCAGTCTTCGATGCAGCAATTAAGGTGGTGCTCCAGCCACcgaagcaaaagaagaagaagaaagcgcAAAAGGGAGGCTGCTCCATTTTGTGA
- the LOC113357192 gene encoding uncharacterized protein LOC113357192 yields the protein MGDIVKQILARPIQVADQVTKWADDVQSFKQECAELKSKTEKLAGLLRQAARASSDLYERPTRRIIDDTEQVLDKAYLLVEKCRANGMKRLFTIIPANSFKKMSANLENSIGDVSWLLRVSASGDDRDDEYLGLPPIAANEPILCLIWEQIATLYKGSLEDRSDAAASLVSLARDNDRYGKLIIEEGGVGPLLKLVKEGRLEGQENAARAIGLLGRDPESVENMIHAGVCSVFAKILKEGPMKVQSMVAWAVSELAANHPKCQDHFAQNNIIRLLVSHLAFETVQEHSKYAITSNHKSIHSLVMANNDNAGNNVSNNNNKGHEDEEKTIAHPMGNQNPNQMQNVVANTMANNTITKSNSKPSAHGPQSKPPNPHHHTKSNPIPKHTHQQNINLAGTSIKGREFEDPVTKATMKAMAAKALWHLAKGNSAICKSICESRALLCFAVLLEKGVDDVQYNSAMALMEIAGVAEYDTDLRRSAFKPNSPAAKAVFDQLLRIIQEADSDLLIPCMRAMGNLARTFRATETRIIGPLVKLLDEREADVSREAAIALSKFACSENYLHVDHSKAIINAGGAKHLIQLVYFGEQMVQIPSLILLCYIALSVPDNEALAQAEVLTVLEWSSKQGYMIQDATVETLLPEAKGRLELYQSRGSRGFH from the coding sequence ATGGGAGACATCGTGAAGCAGATCCTAGCCAGACCAATTCAAGTGGCTGATCAAGTCACCAAATGGGCAGACGatgttcaatcattcaaacaggAATGTGCAGAACTTAAATCGAAAACTGAAAAATTAGCCGGACTTCTGAGACAAGCAGCTCGAGCCAGCTCCGACTTATACGAACGTCCAACACGACGTATCATCGACGACACCGAGCAAGTCCTCGATAAAGCATATCTCCTTGTTGAAAAATGCAGAGCAAATGGGATGAAACGTCTCTTTACGATTATCCCTGCGAATTCGTTCAAGAAGATGTCTGCTAATCTGGAGAATTCAATTGGAGATGTTTCTTGGCTTCTCCGTGTCTCTGCCTCAGGCGATGATCGAGATGATGAATACCTTGGTCTTCCTCCTATTGCTGCAAATGAGCCCATACTCTGTTTAATCTGGGAACAAATTGCAACCCTCTATAAAGGATCTCTTGAGGATCGGTCCGATGCTGCTGCTTCTCTTGTTTCTCTTGCTCGTGATAACGATAGGTATGGGAAATTGATTATTGAAGAAGGTGGTGTTGGTCCGTTACTGAAATTGGTTAAAGAAGGTCGTTTGGAAGGTCAGGAAAATGCTGCGAGGGCGATCGGGTTACTCGGTCGTGACCCTGAGAGCGTCGAGAATATGATTCATGCTGGTGTTTGTTCTGTGTTCGCTAAGATTCTCAAAGAAGGACCTATGAAAGTTCAGTCGATGGTGGCTTGGGCTGTTTCTGAGCTTGCAGCTAATCATCCTAAATGCCAAGATCATTTTGCTCAGAACAATATAATTCGTTTACTCGTGAGTCATCTCGCGTTCGAGACGGTTCAAGAACATAGTAAGTATGCTATTACTAGTAATCACAAATCCATTCATTCACTTGTAATGGCAAATAATGACAATGCTGGAAACAACGTCAGTAATAACAACAACAAGGGAcatgaagacgaagaaaagacgATCGCACATCCTATGGGGAACCAAAATCCTAACCAAATGCAGAATGTGGTTGCTAATACCATGGCTAACAACACAATTACTAAATCTAATAGCAAACCATCAGCTCATGGTCCGCAAAGCAAGCCACCGAATCCACACCACCACACCAAGAGCAACCCAATCCCAAAACATACCCACCAGCAAAATATTAATTTAGCTGGAACTAGCATTAAAGGGAGGGAATTCGAAGACCCTGTTACAAAAGCCACCATGAAGGCAATGGCTGCAAAAGCCCTTTGGCATCTTGCTAAAGGTAATTCCGCTATATGCAAAAGCATTTGTGAATCAAGAGCACTTCTATGTTTTGCTGTTCTTCTTGAGAAGGGAGTGGATGATGTTCAGTACAATTCTGCAATGGCATTGATGGAAATTGCTGGCGTAGCTGAATATGATACTGATCTTCGAAGGTCTGCATTTAAACCCAATTCGCCTGCTGCAAAGGCTGTATTTGATCAACTACTGAGAATTATTCAAGAGGCTGATTCGGATCTTCTAATCCCTTGTATGAGAGCAATGGGAAATTTGGCGAGAACATTTAGAGCAACAGAGACAAGGATCATTGGGCCATTGGTAAAGTTACTCGATGAGAGAGAAGCAGATGTTTCTCGGGAAGCTGCAATCGCGTTGTCGAAGTTCGCTTGCTCGGAGAATTACCTCCACGTGGATCACTCAAAGGCCATTATAAATGCAGGAGGAGCAAAGCACTTGATACAGCTAGTATACTTCGGGGAACAAATGGTTCAAATACCCTCATTGATTCTACTATGTTACATAGCTCTGTCTGTTCCAGACAATGAGGCGCTCGCACAAGCAGAAGTACTAACAGTTCTTGAATGGTCATCTAAGCAAGGGTACATGATACAAGACGCTACTGTAGAAACTCTATTGCCTGAGGCCAAAGGTAGGTTAGAACTCTATCAATCTAGAGGTTCAAGGGGATTCCATTGA